A portion of the Toxotes jaculatrix isolate fToxJac2 chromosome 16, fToxJac2.pri, whole genome shotgun sequence genome contains these proteins:
- the ccnb1 gene encoding G2/mitotic-specific cyclin-B1 — protein MALRVTRNRLASTRTDLGGKACSVTGPTQKTRAALGEIGNIAVNKEVQKKSIKTEATKKTRATKVEKAPVVEPPKPKNVVAVKPEPEVQVLPEPASPTPMETSGCEPADLCQAFSDVMLHTAVRDVDADDYDNPMLCSEYVKDIYKYLRQLEVEQNVRPSYLQGQEVTGNMRAILIDWLVQVSLKFRLLQETMYMTVGIIDRFLQDHPVPKKQLQLVGVTAMFLASKYEEMYPPEISDFAYVTDRAYTTAQIRDMEMTILRVLKFQLGRPLPLQFLRRASKIYEVTADQHTLAKYLLELTMVDYEMVHFPPSMMASAALALTLKILDAGEWDATLQYYMDYTAESLIPVMAHIAKNVVKVNEGLTKHMAIKGKYSTSKQMRIATISQLKSSFVKDLAKQLTQ, from the exons ATGGCTCTTCGAGTAACCAGA AACCGCTTGGCTTCTACCAGGACTGACCTCGGTGGCAAGGCCTGCTCGGTGACCGGGCCCACACAGAAGACTCGAGCGGCGCTGGGCGAAATCGGAAACATCGCAGTTAACAAAGAAGTAcagaaaaag AGCATCAAGACAGAGGCCACTAAGAAGACCAGAGCCACTAAAGTTGAAAAGGCACCAGTAGTTGAACCACCAAAACCTAAGAATGTTGTTGCTGTTAAGCCTGAGCCTGAGGTACAG GTTCTGCCTGAACCAGCATCCCCCACGCCAATGGAGACTTCTGGCTGTGAACCTGCTGACCTCTGTCAAGCATTTTCAGATGTCATGCTTCATACTGCCGTCAGGGATGTGGATGCAGATGACTATGACAACCCCATGCTCTGCAGTGAATACGTGAAAGACATCTACAAGTACCTCCGACAGCTTGAG GTTGAGCAGAATGTTAGGCCCAGTTATCTGCAGGGTCAGGAGGTGACTGGTAACATGCGAGCCATTCTCATTGACTGGCTGGTTCAAGTGAGCCTGAAGTTCCGTCTACTGCAGGAAACAATGTACATGACTGTGGGAATCATTGACCGCTTTCTTCAG GACCACCCAGTCCCCaagaagcagctgcagctggttggcGTGACAGCCATGTTCCTTGCTTCCAAATATGAGGAGATGTATCCCCCAGAGATCTCGGACTTTGCCTATGTGACAGACAGGGCATACACCACTGCCCAGATCAGAGACATGGAGATGACCATCCTGCGTGTGCTCAAGTTCCAACTAGGCCGCCCTCTCCCCCTGCAGTTCCTCAGACGAGCCTCAAAGATTTACGAG GTAACTGCTGACCAGCACACCCTCGCGAAATACCTCCTGGAGCTCACCATGGTCGACTATGAGATGGTTCACTTCCCGCCTTCCATGATGGCCAGTGCTGCTTTGGCTCTTACACTCAAGATCTTGGATGCTGGAGAATGG GATGCGACACTGCAGTACTACATGGACTACACAGCAGAGAGTTTGATTCCTGTAATGGCACACATTGCCAAGAACGTTGTGAAAGTGAATGAGGGGCTGACCAAGCACATG GCCATCAAAGGTAAATACTCAACTTCCAAGCAGATGAGGATTGCCACAATCTCACAGCTCAAATCTTCATTTGTGAAGGACCTTGCAAAGCAGCTCACCCAGTGA
- the LOC121195824 gene encoding AN1-type zinc finger protein 5-like, with the protein MAQETNQSPVPMLCATGCGFYGNPRTNGMCSVCHKEHLSRQNNGGVSSLSSVGSSSGPTAEASAIQRLEATLNNAAAAAVAAAEVAAEAAASAEAVATEALSGVSTVISVTQKMTEMSVSCEEKGASGSKAELTEPVVSQPTVSASHPSTAGSDDSKTPEPPKPKKNRCFMCRKKVGLTGFDCRCGNLFCGLHRYSDKHNCPYDYKAEAAAKIRKENPVVVADKIQRI; encoded by the exons ATGGCCCAGGAGACCAATCAGAGCCCAGTTCCTATGCTCTGTGCCACTGGCTGTGGTTTCTATGGCAACCCTAGGACTAATGGCATGTGCTCTGTGTGCCACAAGGAGCACCTGTCAAGACAGAACAATGGAGGAGTTAGTTCTTTGAGTTCTGTGG gcagcagcagcgggCCCACAGCCGAGGCTTCTGCCATCCAGAGGTTAGAGGCCACCTTGAataatgctgcagctgctgcagtcgCTGCTGCTGAGGTGGCAGCTGAGGCCGCCGCATCTGCTGAGGCTGTTGCCACTGAGGCTCTCAG TGGGGTTTCAACGGTCATTTCTGTAACACAAAAGATGACTGAGATGAGTGTGTCCTGTGAGGAGAAAGGAGCATCAGGGAGTAAAGCAGAGCTCACAGAGCCAG TGGTGAGTCAGCCCACAGTCTCAGCCTCTCATCCCTCCACTGCTGGCAGTGATGACTCCAAAACCCCAGAGCCCCCGAAACCCAAAAAGAATCGCTGCTTTATGTGCCGTAAAAAGGTTGGCCTTACAG GTTTTGACTGCCGCTGTGGGAATCTGTTCTGCGGACTTCACCGTTACTCCGATAAGCACAACTGTCCGTACGACTACAAAGCCGAAGCCGCTGCCAAGATTCGTAAAGAGAACCCCGTGGTCGTTGCTGACAAGATCCAGAGAATATGA